The Medicago truncatula cultivar Jemalong A17 chromosome 4, MtrunA17r5.0-ANR, whole genome shotgun sequence genome includes a region encoding these proteins:
- the LOC25491525 gene encoding uncharacterized protein — translation MTRIRKKKIISKLIENKTRRKACYKRRLKGLFTKIEHMTILCGIEACAIVFGPSDTKPSIWPSPTVAEELITKFESLSLDVQSKNKTDQLTFLKDKGKKLEASLEKINKENEETLMGAYMHQIENEGKSLDDFDHDVQNRLIAFTLEKIKITRKITRHLEKEILPLNNPPPPLAPISFTLDNGDGVDYGVNMYGHVLNQQPLSDLVEKVDQMSSGFNNNPGSSMGIPPLADLSGGACDKLANQADFVGFDNGMGISSPEYSSSGFDTTFFQDDFEDFDSIMKIPSHENHSGNVHDMFLPRGNLGHFINNIGTNIGKQSHENPSGGVGMLPPQGYFGGQSNFQGFDDITGSTSGILPHANLNGNVDSLPPQENFEGEENFGGFDNTGSGMWIPHSNSSGGDALLPQENFGGQFNFEDFDNNTCSNMLIPPHTNPDVGDVDVLSHRGNFGVQENFGGFDDNTCSNMWKPPHENPSNSGVDMMTLHQNNFGGNINGDGMWSFNANIVDNNYGSNFNPGFPSE, via the coding sequence ATGACTAGAATCAGAAAAAAGAAGATCATATCCAAATTGATTGAGAATAAGACTCGAAGAAAGGCGTGCTATAAGAGAAGATTGAAAGGGTTGTTCACCAAAATAGAGCATATGACAATCTTATGTGGCATTGAGGCATGTGCGATTGTGTTTGGTCCAAGTGATACAAAACCATCAATATGGCCATCTCCTACGGTGGCTGAAGAGCTAATAACCAAGTTTGAGTCACTGTCATTGGATGTACAATCGAAAAATAAGACTGATCAATTGacttttttgaaggataagGGCAAAAAACTTGAAGCAAGCCTTGAAAAGatcaacaaagaaaatgaagagaCTTTAATGGGAGCTTATATGCATCAAATTGAAAACGAAGGTAAGtctttagatgattttgatCATGATGTGCAGAATCGCTTGATTGCTTTTACTCTTGAAAAAATTAAGATCACTAGAAAGATAACTAGGCATTTAGAAAAGGAGATCTTGCCTCTTAATAATCCTCCTCCACCGTTGGCACCAATATCTTTTACTTTAGACAATGGTGATGGGGTGGATTATGGGGTTAACATGTATGGACATGTTTTGAACCAACAACCCTTGTCAGATTTGGTCGAGAAAGTTGATCAAATGAGTAGTGGTTTCAATAACAACCCTGGAAGTAGCATGGGGATACCTCCACTTGCAGATCTTAGTGGTGGTGCTTGTGATAAATTGGCTAATCAAGCTGATTTTGTTGGTTTTGATAACGGAATGGGGATATCATCACCTGAATATTCTAGTAGTGGTTTTGATACAACATTTTTTCAAGACGATTTTGAAGATTTCGATAGTATCATGAAGATACCATCACATGAAAATCATAGTGGTAATGTTCATGATATGTTTCTTCCTCGAGGAAATTTGGGGCATTTTATTAACAATATAGGTACCAACATTGGGAAACAATCACATGAAAATCCTAGTGGTGGTGTAGGTATGTTGCCTCCTCAAGGATATTTTGGAGGTCAAAGCAACTTTCAAGGTTTTGATGACATTACAGGTAGCACTTCAGGGATACTACCACATGCAAATCTGAATGGGAATGTTGATTCGTTGCCTCCTCAAGAAAATTTTGAAGGGGAAGAAAACTTTGGAGGTTTTGACAACACAGGTAGCGGCATGTGGATACCACATTCAAATTCGAGTGGTGGTGATGCATTGCTTCCTCAAGAAAATTTTGGAGGTCAATTTAACTTTGAAGATTTTGATAACAACACATGTAGCAACATGTTGATACCACCACATACAAATCCTGATGTTGGTGATGTTGATGTGTTGTCTCATCGAGGAAATTTCGGAGTTCAAGAAAACTTTggaggttttgatgataatacATGTAGCAACATGTGGAAACCTCCACATGAAAATCCAAGCAACAGTGGTGTTGATATGATGACTCTTCATCAAAACAACTTTGGTGGCAATATTAATGGAGATGGGATGTGGAGTTTCAATGCAAACATTGTTGACAATAATTACGGGAGCAACTTCAACCCTGGATTTCCTTCcgaataa
- the LOC25491522 gene encoding uncharacterized protein, which produces MVFNKVHPMLVVLIVLIISIGEKPLVIEGRVLSLISHQGYSKIFATLGVVCKCCDDGIEGACKETWTDSCSNIQCLPWKTH; this is translated from the exons ATGGTTTTCAATAAAGTTCATCCCATGCTAGTTGTGTTAATAGTTTTGATCATTTCAATTGGGGAGAAGCCTTTAGTTATAGAAGGAAGAGTTCTTTCCTTAATATCTCATCAAG GGTACTCAAAGATTTTTGCGACGCTTGGGGTTGTTTGCAAGTGTTGTGATGATGGAATCGAAGGTGCCTGCAAAGAAACATGGACAGATTCTTGCTCTAACATACAGTGTTTGCCTTGGAAAACACACTAG